In Phoenix dactylifera cultivar Barhee BC4 chromosome 11, palm_55x_up_171113_PBpolish2nd_filt_p, whole genome shotgun sequence, the following are encoded in one genomic region:
- the LOC103721072 gene encoding DELLA protein SLR1-like, translating to MEGEGDLQLPSLFSFSVLLPERACGEREGMGPYPFGSGTATTGWAAADSAPQCSASEIDGLLAGAGYRVRSSDLLHVAHSLERLESAIGGAPDDHLAFAEAVHYNPSDLTAWVDSILSELSPSLPPPRPPPAAPVVETWPDPTCSPLPYRQHQTAVVASTRQREEEGSAIRLVHLLVSCADAVQRGDSGLAWNIIEEMRVVLTRVNTGVGIGKVAGYFVDALCWRIYSPCSSSSSSSVSVAGSAAEQEILYHHFYEVSPYLKFAHFMANQAILEAFDGYNRVHVIDFNLMHGLQWPALIQALALRAGGPPFLRLTGIGPPSPDGRDALREVGLRLAELARSVRVRFAFRGVAASRIDDVRPWMLQVVPGEAVAVNSVLQLHRLLGDPGDDAAAPIDSVLGWIVGLRPRIVTVVEQEADHNRPAFLDRFTEALFYYSTMFDSLETGRGAARHHHHQQQQAVAEVYLQREICNIVCCEGAARVERHEPLARWRARLGRASLRAVHLGSNAFKQASMLLTLFSGEGYCVEEVDGCLTLGWHNRPLISASAWRADDDVAPPPDIQLFNTSMASTTNNSITISGNDI from the coding sequence ATGGAGGGCGAGGGGGATCTCCAGCTCCCTTCACTTTTCTCTTTCTCTGTTCTTTTGCCGGAGCGCGCCTGCGGGGAGCGTGAGGGGATGGGACCGTACCCGTTCGGATCGGGCACGGCAACGACCGGGTGGGCCGCCGCCGACTCCGCCCCACAGTGCTCTGCCTCAGAGATCGACGGCCTCCTTGCGGGCGCCGGCTACCGCGTCCGGTCGTCGGATCTGCTTCACGTAGCGCATAGCCTGGAGCGGCTGGAGTCGGCCATCGGGGGAGCACCCGACGACCACCTCGCCTTCGCCGAGGCCGTCCACTACAACCCCTCCGACCTTACCGCCTGGGTCGACTCCATCCTTTCCGAGCTATCCCCATCTCTTCCGCCGCCGAGGCCCCCTCCCGCCGCCCCGGTCGTGGAGACGTGGCCGGATCCCACGTGCTCTCCCCTTCCCTACCGGCAGCATCAGACGGCCGTCGTCGCTTCCACCCGGCagcgagaggaggagggctctgCCATCCGTTTGGTTCACCTCCTCGTGAGCTGCGCCGACGCCGTCCAGCGCGGCGACTCCGGCTTAGCTTGGAACATCATCGAGGAGATGCGGGTCGTGCTCACACGTGTGAACACTGGTGTGGGAATCGGGAAGGTCGCCGGGTACTTTGTCGACGCCCTGTGTTGGCGGATCTATTCGccctgctcctcctcctcctcctcctctgtctcCGTCGCCGGATCGGCGGCGGAGCAGGAGATCCTCTACCACCATTTCTATGAGGTCTCCCCCTACCTCAAGTTCGCCCACTTCATGGCCAATCAGGCAATCTTGGAGGCATTCGACGGCTACAACCGCGTCCACGTCATCGATTTCAATCTGATGCACGGCCTCCAGTGGCCGGCACTGATCCAGGCGCTGGCTCTCCGCGCCGGTGGGCCCCCCTTCCTCCGTCTCACCGGGATCGGGCCACCCTCCCCAGACGGCCGGGACGCCCTCCGCGAGGTCGGCCTCCGCCTGGCCGAGCTCGCCCGCTCCGTCCGGGTCCGGTTCGCCTTCCGCGGGGTCGCCGCGTCCCGGATAGACGACGTGCGGCCGTGGATGCTGCAGGTCGTCCCCGGCGAGGCCGTGGCCGTCAACTCGGTCCTGCAGCTCCACCGCCTCCTTGGCGACCCGGGCGACGATGCTGCCGCGCCGATCGACTCGGTGCTGGGCTGGATCGTGGGGCTTCGGCCCAGGATCGTGACGGTGGTGGAGCAGGAAGCGGACCACAACAGGCCGGCCTTCCTGGACCGCTTTACGGAGGCGCTCTTCTACTACTCCACCATGTTCGACTCTCTGGAGACCGGGAGAGGTGCCGcccgccaccaccaccaccaacagCAGCAGGCGGTGGCGGAGGTGTACCTCCAGCGGGAGATCTGCAACATAGTGTGCTGCGAGGGGGCGGCCCGAGTGGAGCGCCATGAACCGCTGGCGCGGTGGCGGGCACGGCTGGGCAGGGCCAGTCTCAGGGCGGTCCACCTCGGGTCCAACGCCTTCAAGCAGGCCAGCATGCTGCTGACACTCTTCTCCGGCGAGGGGTACTGCGTCGAAGAGGTGGACGGCTGCTTGACGCTCGGGTGGCACAACCGTCCCCTCATCTCCGCCTCCGCCTGGCGGGCCGATGATGACGTGGCGCCACCGCCGGATATCCAACTCTTCAACACTAGCATGGCCTCTACTACTAATAACAGTATTACAATCAGTGGCAACGatatataa